A region from the Cellvibrio sp. PSBB006 genome encodes:
- a CDS encoding Na+/H+ antiporter subunit C: MEALIAIIIAVLTGCGVYLMLRGRTFPVIIGLTLLSYAVNLFIFVMGRLHSGAPAVIGSGDRYTDPLPQALVLTAIVISFAMTAFLLVLALRARAELGNDHVDGRPAAEDEAQ, encoded by the coding sequence ATGGAAGCCCTGATTGCGATCATTATTGCGGTGCTGACCGGTTGCGGTGTTTACCTGATGCTGCGCGGCCGCACCTTCCCGGTCATCATCGGGCTGACGCTGCTGTCCTACGCCGTCAACCTGTTTATCTTCGTGATGGGACGCCTGCACAGCGGCGCGCCTGCGGTGATCGGTTCCGGTGATCGCTACACCGACCCGCTACCCCAGGCTTTGGTGCTCACCGCGATTGTCATCAGTTTTGCCATGACGGCATTTTTGCTGGTACTGGCCCTGCGCGCCCGCGCCGAGCTGGGCAATGATCATGTCGACGGCCGCCCGGCGGCGGAGGATGAGGCGCAATGA